A genomic segment from Eisenibacter elegans DSM 3317 encodes:
- the tsaD gene encoding tRNA (adenosine(37)-N6)-threonylcarbamoyltransferase complex transferase subunit TsaD yields the protein MGVILLAIESSCDETAAAVLKDGKILANVVANQTVHEQYGGVVPELASREHQKNIIPVVAQALQEAKITKSELNAVAFTRGPGLLGALLVGTSFAKGLALSLNIPLVEVNHMEAHIMAHFIDEPHPPFPFLCLTVSGGHTQLVIVSAPTKMHIIGETIDDAVGEAFDKTAKLLGLPYPGGPMVDAYAQKGNPRAFPFTKPNIEGLNFSFSGVKTAILYFLRAQLKDNPDFITENLADICASVQHTLVSILLDKLKQAAQQYQCRHIAIAGGVSANSGLRQALETAAQTEGWQVYLPAFEYCTDNAAMIAIAGYHKYLAQDFSSQAISPMPRMPIPTL from the coding sequence ATGGGCGTAATACTATTAGCGATAGAATCTTCTTGCGACGAAACTGCGGCTGCCGTGCTTAAAGACGGTAAAATATTGGCCAATGTTGTGGCCAACCAAACCGTTCACGAGCAATATGGCGGCGTAGTACCAGAGCTGGCCTCCCGCGAACATCAGAAAAATATCATTCCGGTGGTGGCGCAAGCGCTTCAAGAAGCAAAAATAACAAAATCTGAGCTAAATGCAGTAGCTTTTACCCGAGGACCCGGCCTTTTGGGTGCTTTGTTGGTTGGGACTTCCTTTGCCAAAGGTCTTGCCCTTAGCCTCAACATCCCGCTAGTAGAAGTAAACCATATGGAAGCGCATATAATGGCACATTTTATTGACGAGCCTCACCCACCCTTCCCTTTCCTATGCCTGACCGTGAGCGGGGGGCACACGCAGCTCGTGATTGTCAGCGCACCCACCAAAATGCACATCATCGGCGAAACCATTGACGATGCCGTAGGCGAAGCTTTTGACAAAACAGCCAAGCTCCTTGGCCTGCCCTACCCCGGTGGCCCTATGGTCGATGCTTATGCTCAAAAAGGCAACCCCCGCGCATTCCCATTTACCAAACCCAATATCGAAGGCCTCAATTTCTCGTTTAGTGGCGTAAAAACAGCTATTTTGTACTTCCTTAGAGCACAGCTAAAGGATAATCCTGACTTTATTACAGAAAACCTGGCCGATATCTGCGCCTCTGTCCAACATACACTGGTCAGTATCTTGCTTGATAAACTCAAACAAGCCGCCCAACAATACCAATGCCGGCATATCGCCATCGCCGGCGGCGTATCGGCCAATAGCGGCCTGCGGCAAGCCTTAGAAACCGCCGCCCAAACCGAAGGCTGGCAGGTATATCTCCCTGCCTTTGAGTATTGTACTGACAATGCCGCCATGATTGCCATCGCCGGATACCACAAGTACCTCGCCCAAGATTTCAGCTCCCAAGCCATCAGCCCTATGCCCCGAATGCCCATCCCCACCTTATAG